In Burkholderia contaminans, the following proteins share a genomic window:
- the rfaE2 gene encoding D-glycero-beta-D-manno-heptose 1-phosphate adenylyltransferase, producing the protein MSATFERKLITRDALVALRATLPSPVVFTNGVFDILHRGHVTYLADAKALGACLIVGVNSDASVRMLGKGDDRPINREEDRAALLAALESVDWVVTFEEKTPVSLIEAVRPDILVKGGDYDMDALPESALVRGWGGRALAIPFEHDRSTTALLKKVRAQQS; encoded by the coding sequence CCACCTTCGAACGCAAGCTGATCACCCGTGATGCCCTCGTCGCCCTGCGCGCCACGCTGCCGTCGCCCGTCGTGTTCACCAACGGCGTGTTCGACATCCTGCATCGCGGCCACGTTACGTATCTCGCCGACGCGAAAGCGCTCGGCGCGTGCCTGATCGTCGGCGTGAACAGCGACGCGTCGGTGCGCATGCTCGGCAAGGGCGACGACCGGCCGATCAATCGCGAGGAAGACCGCGCGGCGCTGCTCGCGGCGCTGGAAAGCGTCGACTGGGTCGTGACGTTCGAGGAAAAGACGCCCGTGTCGCTGATCGAGGCCGTCCGGCCGGACATCCTCGTGAAGGGCGGCGACTACGACATGGATGCGTTGCCGGAATCGGCGCTGGTGCGTGGCTGGGGTGGCCGGGCGCTGGCGATTCCGTTCGAGCACGATCGCTCGACCACCGCGTTGCTGAAGAAGGTGCGCGCGCAGCAGTCCTGA
- a CDS encoding MlaE family ABC transporter permease has product MDFETPPGLSVDAGGQGQTVRLTGQWTALALARNRGAVARRIASIASGRVSEWDLSGIERLDHVGGQALWRVWGRKLPAGVALSATQRTIFERIERLDSQREAPERIVRFDPVTRLGQAIFAFGEHLQGGIAMFGLVILDALSVLRRPKTMPWKETSANIYSAGAQALPITALVAFLIGIVLSYLSAQQLQMFGANRYIVNILGLSVIRELGPVLSAILVAGRSGSAITAQIGVMRVTEELDAMRVMGIPHGLRLILPRVLALGIAMPLLVMWTNIIALTGGALAAKLVLGIDVNYFVRSLPGVVPIANLYIGVGKGVVFGMLIALVACHFGFRIKANSQSLGEGTTTSVVSSITVVILADAVFAILFQNVGLG; this is encoded by the coding sequence TTGGACTTCGAGACTCCTCCCGGCCTGTCGGTCGACGCCGGCGGCCAGGGCCAGACGGTGCGCCTGACCGGTCAGTGGACCGCGCTCGCGCTTGCACGCAATCGCGGCGCGGTGGCGCGCCGCATCGCGAGCATCGCGTCCGGGCGCGTGAGCGAATGGGATCTGTCCGGCATCGAGCGGCTCGACCACGTCGGCGGCCAGGCGCTGTGGCGCGTTTGGGGCCGCAAGCTGCCGGCCGGCGTCGCGCTGAGCGCCACGCAGCGCACGATCTTCGAGCGTATCGAGCGGCTCGACAGCCAGCGCGAGGCGCCCGAGCGCATCGTGCGGTTCGATCCCGTCACGCGGCTCGGCCAGGCGATCTTCGCGTTCGGCGAACACCTGCAGGGCGGCATCGCGATGTTCGGCCTCGTGATTCTCGATGCGCTGTCGGTGCTGCGCCGCCCGAAGACGATGCCGTGGAAGGAAACCTCGGCGAACATCTACAGCGCCGGCGCGCAGGCGCTGCCGATCACCGCGCTCGTCGCGTTCCTGATCGGCATCGTGCTCAGCTACCTGTCCGCGCAGCAGCTGCAGATGTTCGGCGCGAACCGCTACATCGTGAACATCCTCGGGCTGTCGGTGATCCGCGAGCTCGGCCCGGTGCTGTCGGCGATTCTCGTCGCGGGCCGCTCGGGCTCGGCGATCACCGCGCAGATCGGCGTGATGCGCGTGACCGAGGAACTCGACGCGATGCGCGTGATGGGCATCCCGCACGGGCTGCGGTTGATCCTGCCGCGCGTGCTCGCGCTCGGCATTGCGATGCCGCTGCTCGTGATGTGGACCAACATCATCGCGCTGACGGGCGGCGCGCTCGCCGCGAAGCTCGTACTCGGCATCGACGTCAACTATTTCGTGCGCTCGCTGCCGGGCGTCGTGCCGATTGCGAACCTGTACATCGGGGTCGGCAAGGGCGTCGTGTTCGGCATGCTGATCGCGCTGGTCGCCTGCCATTTCGGTTTCCGGATCAAGGCGAACTCGCAGAGCCTCGGCGAAGGCACGACCACGTCGGTCGTGTCGTCGATCACGGTCGTGATCCTCGCCGACGCGGTGTTCGCGATCCTGTTCCAGAACGTGGGGCTCGGATGA
- a CDS encoding biotin--[acetyl-CoA-carboxylase] ligase, producing the protein MNAPTSSDTPDSGDAHIARNRLEAHTDAAPRAWPLDIVAATGSTNADVATRLKALPRKANALPAPLVRVAFEQTAGRGRQGRPWFAQPGNALLCSVGCIVPRPVEALGGLSIAIGVALAEGLATLPLDAHTRVALKWPNDLLLTATDDGTPRIVGKLAGILIETAWTTADATAVVIGFGINVRGAEAVAAQVDALRAREATLASGLPPAALSIACASANLTDTLAASLNALTPALAQFGAEGLAPFLPRWHALHAYAGREVVLLEQGVERVRGIATGIDATGQLLLDTPDGVQAIAAGDVSLREAQ; encoded by the coding sequence ATGAACGCCCCCACCTCCTCCGACACGCCCGATTCCGGCGACGCGCACATCGCGCGCAACCGGCTCGAGGCGCACACGGACGCCGCGCCGCGTGCGTGGCCGCTCGACATCGTCGCCGCCACCGGCTCGACCAACGCCGACGTCGCGACCCGGCTCAAGGCGCTGCCGCGCAAGGCGAACGCGCTGCCCGCGCCGCTCGTGCGCGTCGCGTTCGAGCAGACGGCCGGCCGCGGCCGGCAGGGCCGCCCGTGGTTCGCGCAGCCCGGTAATGCGCTGCTGTGCTCGGTCGGCTGCATCGTGCCGCGCCCCGTCGAAGCACTCGGCGGCCTCAGCATCGCGATCGGCGTTGCGCTCGCCGAAGGGCTGGCCACGCTGCCGCTCGACGCCCATACGCGCGTCGCGCTCAAATGGCCGAACGACCTGCTGCTGACCGCCACCGACGACGGCACGCCACGCATTGTCGGCAAGCTCGCCGGGATCCTGATCGAAACCGCGTGGACCACCGCCGACGCCACCGCCGTCGTGATCGGCTTCGGCATCAACGTGCGCGGCGCGGAGGCCGTCGCCGCGCAGGTCGACGCGCTGCGTGCGCGCGAAGCGACGCTCGCGAGCGGGCTGCCGCCCGCCGCGCTGTCGATCGCGTGCGCATCGGCCAACCTGACCGATACGCTCGCCGCGTCGCTGAATGCGCTCACACCGGCGCTCGCGCAGTTCGGCGCCGAAGGGCTCGCGCCGTTCCTGCCGCGCTGGCACGCGCTGCACGCGTACGCGGGGCGCGAAGTCGTCCTGCTCGAACAGGGTGTCGAACGCGTACGCGGCATCGCGACGGGCATCGACGCGACCGGCCAGCTGCTGCTCGATACGCCGGACGGCGTGCAGGCGATCGCCGCCGGCGACGTGTCGCTACGCGAAGCGCAATGA
- a CDS encoding type III pantothenate kinase, with protein sequence MNEPHLLIDAGNSRIKWALADAQRTLVETGAFGHTRDGGADPDWSTLPRPRGAWISNVAGAEVAARLDTLLDARWPGLPRTTIRSRQTQCGVTNGYTTPDQLGSDRWAGLIGAHAAFPGEHLLIATFGTATTLEALRADGRFTGGLIAPGWALMMRALGTHTAQLPTLTTDIASGLLAGAQAEPFQVDTPRSLSAGCLYAQAGLIERAWRDLADAWQAPVRLVLAGGAADDVARALTLPHTRHDALILSGLALIAAEAAAAPK encoded by the coding sequence ATGAACGAGCCGCACCTGCTGATCGACGCCGGCAACAGCCGGATCAAGTGGGCGCTCGCCGATGCGCAGCGCACGCTCGTCGAGACGGGCGCGTTCGGCCACACACGCGACGGCGGCGCCGATCCGGACTGGTCGACGCTGCCGCGTCCGCGCGGCGCTTGGATCTCGAACGTCGCGGGCGCCGAGGTGGCCGCCCGGCTCGACACGCTGCTCGACGCACGCTGGCCGGGCCTGCCGCGCACGACGATACGCTCGCGTCAGACGCAATGCGGCGTGACGAACGGCTATACGACGCCCGACCAGCTCGGCAGCGACCGCTGGGCCGGCCTGATCGGCGCGCACGCGGCGTTTCCGGGCGAGCACCTGCTGATCGCGACGTTCGGCACCGCGACGACGCTCGAGGCGCTGCGCGCGGACGGCCGCTTCACGGGCGGGCTGATCGCACCGGGCTGGGCACTGATGATGCGCGCGCTCGGCACGCACACCGCGCAGTTGCCGACGCTGACCACCGACATCGCGAGCGGCCTGCTCGCGGGTGCGCAGGCCGAACCGTTCCAGGTCGACACGCCGCGCTCGCTGTCGGCCGGTTGCCTGTACGCGCAGGCCGGGCTGATCGAGCGCGCGTGGCGCGATCTCGCGGATGCATGGCAGGCGCCCGTGCGGCTCGTGCTGGCCGGCGGCGCGGCGGACGACGTCGCGCGAGCGCTGACGCTCCCGCATACGCGGCACGATGCGCTGATCCTGTCCGGGCTCGCGCTGATCGCCGCGGAAGCGGCGGCGGCACCGAAGTGA
- a CDS encoding MlaD family protein, whose amino-acid sequence MENKSHAFWAGLFTIALTLAIAGTVFWFNVDRTVRVPYDLLARTNVTGLFPDAAVRFRGLDVGKVQSIGFDRSHPGQIRIRILVDQDAPITQSTYGSLGFQGVTGIAFVQLEDTGRDLAPLPSSAKAIAQIPMRPSLFDQIQERGDVLLRQLELAAKSANALMSPEMREQLRATAESLQHAADGAATLTKQLGPAVTALPETMHEVNRAMASANTLLQPNGPLVSNLNKAGTAAEQVGVALNDLNARVQYDTLPRFNALAGNVGDASRQLKDVAGELGRNPRSLLFGSPGAAPGPGEPGFVWPGATAGQ is encoded by the coding sequence ATGGAAAACAAATCACATGCGTTCTGGGCCGGCCTGTTCACGATCGCGCTGACGCTCGCGATCGCGGGCACCGTCTTCTGGTTCAACGTCGACCGCACCGTGCGCGTGCCGTACGACCTGCTCGCGCGCACCAACGTGACGGGGCTGTTCCCGGACGCGGCCGTGCGCTTTCGCGGCCTCGACGTCGGCAAGGTGCAGTCGATCGGCTTCGATCGCTCGCACCCGGGCCAGATCCGGATCCGGATCCTCGTCGACCAGGACGCGCCGATCACGCAGTCGACCTACGGCAGCCTCGGCTTCCAGGGCGTGACGGGCATCGCGTTCGTGCAGCTCGAGGACACGGGCCGCGATCTCGCGCCGCTGCCGTCGTCGGCGAAGGCGATCGCGCAGATCCCGATGCGCCCGAGCCTGTTCGACCAGATCCAGGAGCGCGGCGATGTGCTGCTGCGGCAGCTCGAACTGGCCGCGAAGAGCGCGAATGCGCTGATGTCGCCCGAGATGCGCGAGCAGTTGCGCGCGACCGCCGAGAGCCTGCAGCACGCGGCCGATGGCGCCGCCACGCTGACGAAGCAGCTCGGCCCGGCGGTCACCGCGTTGCCGGAGACGATGCACGAGGTGAACCGCGCAATGGCGTCGGCGAACACGCTGCTGCAGCCGAACGGGCCGCTCGTGTCGAACCTGAACAAGGCCGGCACGGCCGCGGAGCAGGTCGGCGTCGCGCTGAACGACCTCAACGCGCGCGTGCAGTACGACACGCTGCCGCGTTTCAACGCGCTCGCCGGCAACGTCGGCGACGCATCGCGGCAATTGAAGGACGTGGCCGGTGAACTTGGCCGCAATCCGCGCAGTCTGTTGTTCGGTTCGCCCGGCGCGGCGCCGGGGCCCGGCGAGCCCGGCTTCGTCTGGCCGGGTGCGACGGCCGGGCAGTGA
- a CDS encoding bifunctional 2',3'-cyclic-nucleotide 2'-phosphodiesterase/3'-nucleotidase, whose product MRLPLLSRRRVPAIAALASLAFILAACGGDDVTSQPVTPPAAQAPVGTTATLALLETTDLHTNVLSYDYFKLAADNSLGFERVSTLIAQARAQYPNTLLLDNGDTIQGTALSDYQALVKPVGCDQTLAIYKVMNAAKFDGGGIGNHEFNYGLPYLSQVTGNTFEVDGLPAPAQQKKCAGPNFPQVLANVISAKTNAPLFTPYTILTRTVTATTPDGKTVSAPVKIGIIGFTPPAIMSWDKRWLDGKVYTTGLKEAAEKYIPEMRAKGADLVVAISHGGLDNSAYSPTMENGSWWLSKVTGIDAMLIGHSHQVFPDANSTVSQFNLPGVDKVKGTVNGVPTVMANYWGKHLGVIKLGLKFDGKTWSVDKSQTTVEARPIQNADKSYVAADPSVSAAIAAEHQATIDYVKTPIGSTDYRMNSYFADVGDPGAIQIVNEAQADYVKTYVQANLPQYASLPVLSVSAPFKSGFGGGTDYTDVAPGALAINNAADLYLYPNTVYAVKVSGADVKNWLETAAKRFNRIDPTKATVQPLVSTFPGYNFDMFTSADLAYEIDVTQPVGSRIKNLTYKGAAIDPNAQFIVATNNYRASGGGNFPGLDGSKTIFASPDANRDVLIAFIKKRGAITRAADGAQRSWRFTKLASSVAHVQFASAPNRLGDAAAAGLTGITQVAADDGSGKNLATYEIDLTQ is encoded by the coding sequence ATGCGTCTCCCCCTGCTTTCCCGCCGTCGCGTGCCGGCCATCGCCGCGCTCGCCAGCCTCGCCTTCATCCTCGCCGCCTGTGGCGGCGACGACGTCACCTCGCAGCCGGTAACGCCGCCGGCGGCCCAGGCGCCCGTCGGCACGACGGCCACGCTCGCCCTGCTCGAGACGACCGACCTGCACACCAACGTGCTGTCGTATGACTATTTCAAGCTCGCCGCCGACAACTCGCTCGGCTTCGAGCGCGTGTCGACGCTGATCGCGCAAGCGCGCGCGCAGTATCCGAACACGCTGCTGCTCGACAACGGCGACACGATCCAGGGCACCGCGCTGTCGGACTACCAGGCGCTCGTGAAGCCGGTCGGCTGCGACCAGACGCTCGCGATCTACAAGGTGATGAACGCGGCGAAATTCGACGGCGGCGGGATCGGCAATCACGAATTCAACTACGGGCTGCCGTACCTGTCGCAGGTGACCGGCAACACGTTCGAGGTCGACGGCCTGCCGGCGCCGGCCCAGCAGAAGAAGTGCGCGGGCCCGAACTTCCCGCAGGTGCTCGCGAACGTGATCAGCGCGAAGACCAACGCGCCGCTGTTCACGCCGTACACGATCCTGACCCGCACCGTGACCGCGACGACGCCGGACGGCAAGACGGTCAGCGCGCCCGTGAAGATCGGCATCATCGGCTTCACGCCGCCCGCGATCATGAGCTGGGACAAGCGCTGGCTCGACGGCAAGGTCTACACGACCGGCCTGAAGGAAGCCGCCGAGAAGTACATTCCGGAGATGCGCGCGAAGGGCGCCGATCTCGTCGTCGCGATCTCGCACGGCGGCCTCGACAATTCCGCGTATTCGCCGACGATGGAGAACGGCAGCTGGTGGCTGTCGAAGGTGACCGGTATCGACGCGATGCTGATCGGCCACTCGCACCAGGTGTTCCCGGACGCGAACAGCACCGTGTCGCAGTTCAACCTGCCGGGCGTCGACAAGGTCAAGGGCACCGTCAACGGCGTGCCGACCGTGATGGCCAACTACTGGGGCAAGCACCTCGGCGTGATCAAGCTCGGCCTGAAATTCGACGGCAAGACGTGGAGCGTCGACAAGTCGCAGACGACCGTCGAGGCGCGGCCGATCCAGAACGCCGACAAGAGCTACGTCGCGGCCGATCCGTCCGTGTCCGCCGCGATCGCCGCCGAGCACCAGGCGACGATCGACTATGTGAAGACGCCGATCGGCTCGACCGACTACCGGATGAACTCGTACTTCGCCGATGTCGGCGACCCGGGCGCGATCCAGATCGTCAACGAGGCGCAGGCCGACTACGTGAAGACCTACGTGCAGGCGAACCTGCCGCAATACGCGTCGCTGCCGGTGCTGTCGGTCAGCGCGCCGTTCAAGAGCGGCTTCGGCGGCGGCACCGACTACACCGACGTCGCGCCGGGCGCGCTCGCGATCAACAACGCGGCCGACCTGTACCTGTACCCGAACACCGTGTACGCGGTGAAGGTGAGCGGCGCCGACGTGAAGAACTGGCTCGAAACGGCCGCGAAGCGCTTCAACCGCATCGACCCGACCAAGGCGACCGTGCAGCCGCTCGTCAGCACGTTCCCCGGCTACAACTTCGACATGTTCACGTCGGCCGATCTCGCGTATGAAATCGACGTCACGCAGCCGGTCGGCAGCCGGATCAAGAACCTGACGTACAAGGGTGCGGCGATCGACCCGAACGCGCAGTTCATCGTCGCGACCAACAACTACCGCGCGAGCGGCGGCGGCAACTTCCCGGGCCTCGACGGCAGCAAGACGATCTTCGCGTCGCCCGATGCGAACCGCGACGTGCTGATCGCGTTCATCAAGAAGCGCGGCGCAATCACGCGCGCGGCCGACGGCGCCCAGCGCAGCTGGCGCTTCACGAAGCTCGCGAGCTCGGTCGCGCACGTGCAGTTCGCGTCCGCGCCGAATCGCCTCGGCGACGCGGCGGCGGCCGGCCTGACCGGCATCACGCAGGTCGCGGCCGACGACGGCTCGGGCAAGAACCTCGCCACTTACGAAATCGACCTCACGCAATGA
- a CDS encoding ABC-type transport auxiliary lipoprotein family protein → MPRILDRALRPAAAALAVLTLSLAAGCAGNSAVLSNVRYDLGPATSVVSAGPGPALKVLDVAAPDALDSDKFAYRLAYVDAQHVAVYRDSRWTAPPAQLLTQRLRGALSSRGTVLEGTDGVRAPTLKVDLNEFEQVFDGQSQSHGAVTARATLMLDGKVLGQRTFVARAPSSTPDAAGGARALATASDQLVSQIAAWVGMQAYAGTP, encoded by the coding sequence ATGCCACGAATCCTTGACCGCGCGCTGCGTCCCGCCGCGGCCGCGCTTGCCGTGCTGACGCTGTCGCTCGCCGCCGGCTGCGCCGGCAACAGCGCGGTGCTGTCGAATGTGCGCTACGACCTCGGGCCGGCCACATCGGTCGTGTCCGCAGGCCCGGGGCCCGCGCTGAAGGTGCTCGACGTCGCCGCGCCCGACGCGCTCGACTCCGACAAGTTCGCCTACCGCCTCGCGTATGTGGACGCACAGCATGTGGCCGTCTACCGCGACAGCCGCTGGACTGCGCCGCCCGCCCAGCTGCTCACGCAGCGGCTGCGCGGCGCGCTGTCGTCGCGCGGCACGGTGCTCGAAGGCACCGACGGCGTGCGCGCGCCGACCCTCAAGGTCGACCTGAACGAATTCGAACAGGTGTTCGACGGCCAGTCGCAGAGCCACGGCGCCGTGACCGCGCGCGCGACGCTGATGCTGGACGGCAAGGTGCTCGGCCAGCGCACGTTCGTTGCACGAGCGCCGTCGAGCACGCCCGATGCGGCGGGTGGCGCCCGCGCGCTCGCGACGGCGAGCGATCAGCTCGTGTCGCAGATCGCCGCGTGGGTCGGCATGCAGGCGTACGCGGGCACGCCGTGA
- a CDS encoding ABC transporter ATP-binding protein yields the protein MNASNETTAHAAAIGAGAVAAGPAAADDAADLVIEVRNLTKRYGRNIIHQKLDFDVRRGEIVAIVGGSGSGKTTLVRQILGLERPTSGTIKVFGEDTATIDDASARMMRTRSGMLFQQGALFSSMTVFDNVAQPLRELGRVPPDLLHDIVMLKLEMVGLPCKHASKMPAALSGGMVKRVGIARAIALEPELLFLDEPTAGLDPQASDEFVELIATLHRTLGLTVVMVTHDLDTMVALSTRVAVLADRKVLVAAPVEEAANVDHPFIHEYFLGLRGRRALQALPPERRAKLPKAALEPALSSVEL from the coding sequence ATGAACGCTTCGAACGAAACGACCGCGCACGCCGCGGCCATCGGCGCCGGGGCGGTCGCTGCCGGGCCGGCTGCGGCGGACGATGCAGCCGACCTCGTGATCGAGGTGCGCAACCTGACCAAGCGCTACGGGCGCAACATCATTCACCAGAAGCTCGACTTCGACGTGCGGCGCGGCGAGATCGTGGCGATCGTCGGCGGCTCGGGCTCCGGCAAGACCACGCTCGTGCGGCAGATCCTCGGCCTCGAGCGGCCGACGTCGGGCACGATCAAGGTGTTCGGCGAAGATACGGCGACGATCGACGACGCGAGCGCGCGGATGATGCGCACGCGCTCCGGGATGCTGTTCCAGCAGGGCGCGCTGTTCTCGTCGATGACGGTATTCGACAACGTCGCGCAGCCGCTGCGCGAGCTCGGCCGCGTGCCGCCGGACCTGCTGCACGACATCGTGATGCTGAAGCTCGAGATGGTCGGGCTGCCGTGCAAGCATGCGTCGAAGATGCCGGCCGCGCTGTCGGGCGGGATGGTCAAGCGGGTGGGCATCGCGCGCGCGATCGCGCTCGAGCCCGAGCTGCTGTTCCTCGACGAGCCGACGGCCGGCCTCGATCCGCAGGCGTCGGACGAATTCGTCGAGCTGATCGCGACGCTGCACCGCACGCTCGGGCTGACCGTCGTGATGGTGACGCACGATCTCGACACGATGGTCGCGCTGTCGACACGCGTCGCGGTGCTGGCCGACCGCAAGGTGCTGGTCGCCGCGCCGGTCGAGGAGGCCGCGAACGTCGACCATCCGTTCATCCACGAATATTTCCTGGGGCTGCGCGGGCGCCGCGCATTGCAGGCGCTGCCGCCCGAGCGGCGCGCGAAGCTGCCGAAGGCGGCCCTCGAACCGGCGCTGTCGAGCGTCGAGCTGTAG